The following proteins are encoded in a genomic region of Glycine soja cultivar W05 chromosome 17, ASM419377v2, whole genome shotgun sequence:
- the LOC114391818 gene encoding transcription factor bHLH69-like isoform X3: MQPCSREMQGPNTTNSLFNNNTTCSNQPQIHFDTTSNDDFLKQMLSNLPSSSWNLHETTPDNNVVFPYDVEQANLASKFRNHQITTDNDKASALMLHHHLLLSSSAAAANSQLLHMPFDSSAPNDVVDAPSFKSLTPNGEPASVQALYNGFSGSLQPNNQTHHFQQHPQPQGQSFGASAPANGGGSGQPKQRVRARRGQATDPHSIAERLRRERIAERMKALQELVPNANKTDKASMLDEIIDYVKFLQLQVKVLSMSRLGGAAAVAPLVAEGGGDCIQAKRSNSNDSLAMTEQQVAKLMEEDMGSAMQYLQGKGLCLMPISLASAISKATCHPFINGDGPSSPRMSALTLANAVVKDAASVSKS, encoded by the exons ATGCAACCTTGTAGCAGAGAAATGCAAGGCCCTAACACTACTAACTCTCTCTTCAACAACAATACTACCTGTAGTAATCAGCCGCAGATCCACTTCGACACCACTTCCAACGACGATTTCCTCAAGCAAATGCTTTCCAACCTCCCTTCTTCTTCATGGAACCTCCACGAAACCACACCCGATAACAACGTCGTTTTCCCCTACGACGTCGAACAAGCCAACTTGGCCTCCAAGTTTCGCAACCACCAGATCACCACCGACAACGACAAGGCCTCCGCTCTCAtgctccaccaccacctcctcctcTCCTCCTCCGCCGCTGCCGCCAACTCCCAACTCCTCCACATGCCCTTTGACTCCTCCGCGCCAAACGACGTCGTTGACGCCCCCTCCTTCAAATCTCTCACTCCC AACGGTGAGCCTGCTTCCGTTCAAGCTCTCTACAACGGCTTCTCTGGATCTCTTCAACCCAATAATCAAACTCACCATTTTCAACAACACCCTCAGCCTCAG GGGCAGAGTTTTGGAGCTTCGGCTCCGGCTAACGGTGGCGGTTCGGGTCAGCCGAAGCAGAGGGTTAGAGCCAGGAGAGGACAAGCCACGGACCCACACAGCATCGCCGAAAGG TTACGGAGGGAGAGAATCGCAGAGCGAATGAAGGCCCTACAAGAACTAGTTCCTAATGCCAACAAG ACTGACAAGGCCTCCATGCTGGATGAGATCATCGATTATGTGAAGTTCCTACAGCTCCAAGTCAAG gttttaagCATGAGCAGATTGGGCGGTGCAGCAGCTGTGGCACCCCTTGTTGCTGAG GGTGGCGGTGACTGCATCCAAGCCAAACGCAGCAACTCAAACGACAGCCTCGCCATGACGGAGCAACAGGTGGCGAAGCTGATGGAGGAAGACATGGGTTCCGCCATGCAGTACTTGCAGGGCAAGGGTCTATGCCTGATGCCTATTTCGCTCGCCAGCGCAATCTCCAAAGCCACGTGTCACCCCTTCATCAACGGTGATGGGCCCTCCTCTCCCCGAATGTCCGCGCTCACTCTGGCTAACGCCGTCGTCAAAGACGCGGCCTCCGTTTCCAAGTCCTGA
- the LOC114391818 gene encoding transcription factor bHLH69-like isoform X5, with protein sequence MQPCSREMQGPNTTNSLFNNNTTCSNQPQIHFDTTSNDDFLKQMLSNLPSSSWNLHETTPDNNVVFPYDVEQANLASKFRNHQITTDNDKASALMLHHHLLLSSSAAAANSQLLHMPFDSSAPNDVVDAPSFKSLTPNGEPASVQALYNGFSGSLQPNNQTHHFQQHPQPQSFGASAPANGGGSGQPKQRVRARRGQATDPHSIAERLRRERIAERMKALQELVPNANKTDKASMLDEIIDYVKFLQLQVKVLSMSRLGGAAAVAPLVAEGGGDCIQAKRSNSNDSLAMTEQQVAKLMEEDMGSAMQYLQGKGLCLMPISLASAISKATCHPFINGDGPSSPRMSALTLANAVVKDAASVSKS encoded by the exons ATGCAACCTTGTAGCAGAGAAATGCAAGGCCCTAACACTACTAACTCTCTCTTCAACAACAATACTACCTGTAGTAATCAGCCGCAGATCCACTTCGACACCACTTCCAACGACGATTTCCTCAAGCAAATGCTTTCCAACCTCCCTTCTTCTTCATGGAACCTCCACGAAACCACACCCGATAACAACGTCGTTTTCCCCTACGACGTCGAACAAGCCAACTTGGCCTCCAAGTTTCGCAACCACCAGATCACCACCGACAACGACAAGGCCTCCGCTCTCAtgctccaccaccacctcctcctcTCCTCCTCCGCCGCTGCCGCCAACTCCCAACTCCTCCACATGCCCTTTGACTCCTCCGCGCCAAACGACGTCGTTGACGCCCCCTCCTTCAAATCTCTCACTCCC AACGGTGAGCCTGCTTCCGTTCAAGCTCTCTACAACGGCTTCTCTGGATCTCTTCAACCCAATAATCAAACTCACCATTTTCAACAACACCCTCAGCCTCAG AGTTTTGGAGCTTCGGCTCCGGCTAACGGTGGCGGTTCGGGTCAGCCGAAGCAGAGGGTTAGAGCCAGGAGAGGACAAGCCACGGACCCACACAGCATCGCCGAAAGG TTACGGAGGGAGAGAATCGCAGAGCGAATGAAGGCCCTACAAGAACTAGTTCCTAATGCCAACAAG ACTGACAAGGCCTCCATGCTGGATGAGATCATCGATTATGTGAAGTTCCTACAGCTCCAAGTCAAG gttttaagCATGAGCAGATTGGGCGGTGCAGCAGCTGTGGCACCCCTTGTTGCTGAG GGTGGCGGTGACTGCATCCAAGCCAAACGCAGCAACTCAAACGACAGCCTCGCCATGACGGAGCAACAGGTGGCGAAGCTGATGGAGGAAGACATGGGTTCCGCCATGCAGTACTTGCAGGGCAAGGGTCTATGCCTGATGCCTATTTCGCTCGCCAGCGCAATCTCCAAAGCCACGTGTCACCCCTTCATCAACGGTGATGGGCCCTCCTCTCCCCGAATGTCCGCGCTCACTCTGGCTAACGCCGTCGTCAAAGACGCGGCCTCCGTTTCCAAGTCCTGA
- the LOC114391818 gene encoding transcription factor bHLH69-like isoform X4, with protein sequence MQPCSREMQGPNTTNSLFNNNTTCSNQPQIHFDTTSNDDFLKQMLSNLPSSSWNLHETTPDNNVVFPYDVEQANLASKFRNHQITTDNDKASALMLHHHLLLSSSAAAANSQLLHMPFDSSAPNDVVDAPSFKSLTPNGEPASVQALYNGFSGSLQPNNQTHHFQQHPQPQVQSFGASAPANGGGSGQPKQRVRARRGQATDPHSIAERLRRERIAERMKALQELVPNANKTDKASMLDEIIDYVKFLQLQVKVLSMSRLGGAAAVAPLVAEGGGDCIQAKRSNSNDSLAMTEQQVAKLMEEDMGSAMQYLQGKGLCLMPISLASAISKATCHPFINGDGPSSPRMSALTLANAVVKDAASVSKS encoded by the exons ATGCAACCTTGTAGCAGAGAAATGCAAGGCCCTAACACTACTAACTCTCTCTTCAACAACAATACTACCTGTAGTAATCAGCCGCAGATCCACTTCGACACCACTTCCAACGACGATTTCCTCAAGCAAATGCTTTCCAACCTCCCTTCTTCTTCATGGAACCTCCACGAAACCACACCCGATAACAACGTCGTTTTCCCCTACGACGTCGAACAAGCCAACTTGGCCTCCAAGTTTCGCAACCACCAGATCACCACCGACAACGACAAGGCCTCCGCTCTCAtgctccaccaccacctcctcctcTCCTCCTCCGCCGCTGCCGCCAACTCCCAACTCCTCCACATGCCCTTTGACTCCTCCGCGCCAAACGACGTCGTTGACGCCCCCTCCTTCAAATCTCTCACTCCC AACGGTGAGCCTGCTTCCGTTCAAGCTCTCTACAACGGCTTCTCTGGATCTCTTCAACCCAATAATCAAACTCACCATTTTCAACAACACCCTCAGCCTCAGGTTCAG AGTTTTGGAGCTTCGGCTCCGGCTAACGGTGGCGGTTCGGGTCAGCCGAAGCAGAGGGTTAGAGCCAGGAGAGGACAAGCCACGGACCCACACAGCATCGCCGAAAGG TTACGGAGGGAGAGAATCGCAGAGCGAATGAAGGCCCTACAAGAACTAGTTCCTAATGCCAACAAG ACTGACAAGGCCTCCATGCTGGATGAGATCATCGATTATGTGAAGTTCCTACAGCTCCAAGTCAAG gttttaagCATGAGCAGATTGGGCGGTGCAGCAGCTGTGGCACCCCTTGTTGCTGAG GGTGGCGGTGACTGCATCCAAGCCAAACGCAGCAACTCAAACGACAGCCTCGCCATGACGGAGCAACAGGTGGCGAAGCTGATGGAGGAAGACATGGGTTCCGCCATGCAGTACTTGCAGGGCAAGGGTCTATGCCTGATGCCTATTTCGCTCGCCAGCGCAATCTCCAAAGCCACGTGTCACCCCTTCATCAACGGTGATGGGCCCTCCTCTCCCCGAATGTCCGCGCTCACTCTGGCTAACGCCGTCGTCAAAGACGCGGCCTCCGTTTCCAAGTCCTGA
- the LOC114391818 gene encoding transcription factor bHLH69-like isoform X1 translates to MQPCSREMQGPNTTNSLFNNNTTCSNQPQIHFDTTSNDDFLKQMLSNLPSSSWNLHETTPDNNVVFPYDVEQANLASKFRNHQITTDNDKASALMLHHHLLLSSSAAAANSQLLHMPFDSSAPNDVVDAPSFKSLTPNGEPASVQALYNGFSGSLQPNNQTHHFQQHPQPQVQGQSFGASAPANGGGSGQPKQRVRARRGQATDPHSIAERLRRERIAERMKALQELVPNANKTDKASMLDEIIDYVKFLQLQVKVLSMSRLGGAAAVAPLVAEGGGDCIQAKRSNSNDSLAMTEQQVAKLMEEDMGSAMQYLQGKGLCLMPISLASAISKATCHPFINGDGPSSPRMSALTLANAVVKDAASVSKS, encoded by the exons ATGCAACCTTGTAGCAGAGAAATGCAAGGCCCTAACACTACTAACTCTCTCTTCAACAACAATACTACCTGTAGTAATCAGCCGCAGATCCACTTCGACACCACTTCCAACGACGATTTCCTCAAGCAAATGCTTTCCAACCTCCCTTCTTCTTCATGGAACCTCCACGAAACCACACCCGATAACAACGTCGTTTTCCCCTACGACGTCGAACAAGCCAACTTGGCCTCCAAGTTTCGCAACCACCAGATCACCACCGACAACGACAAGGCCTCCGCTCTCAtgctccaccaccacctcctcctcTCCTCCTCCGCCGCTGCCGCCAACTCCCAACTCCTCCACATGCCCTTTGACTCCTCCGCGCCAAACGACGTCGTTGACGCCCCCTCCTTCAAATCTCTCACTCCC AACGGTGAGCCTGCTTCCGTTCAAGCTCTCTACAACGGCTTCTCTGGATCTCTTCAACCCAATAATCAAACTCACCATTTTCAACAACACCCTCAGCCTCAGGTTCAG GGGCAGAGTTTTGGAGCTTCGGCTCCGGCTAACGGTGGCGGTTCGGGTCAGCCGAAGCAGAGGGTTAGAGCCAGGAGAGGACAAGCCACGGACCCACACAGCATCGCCGAAAGG TTACGGAGGGAGAGAATCGCAGAGCGAATGAAGGCCCTACAAGAACTAGTTCCTAATGCCAACAAG ACTGACAAGGCCTCCATGCTGGATGAGATCATCGATTATGTGAAGTTCCTACAGCTCCAAGTCAAG gttttaagCATGAGCAGATTGGGCGGTGCAGCAGCTGTGGCACCCCTTGTTGCTGAG GGTGGCGGTGACTGCATCCAAGCCAAACGCAGCAACTCAAACGACAGCCTCGCCATGACGGAGCAACAGGTGGCGAAGCTGATGGAGGAAGACATGGGTTCCGCCATGCAGTACTTGCAGGGCAAGGGTCTATGCCTGATGCCTATTTCGCTCGCCAGCGCAATCTCCAAAGCCACGTGTCACCCCTTCATCAACGGTGATGGGCCCTCCTCTCCCCGAATGTCCGCGCTCACTCTGGCTAACGCCGTCGTCAAAGACGCGGCCTCCGTTTCCAAGTCCTGA
- the LOC114391818 gene encoding transcription factor bHLH69-like isoform X2, which yields MQPCSREMQGPNTTNSLFNNNTTCSNQPQIHFDTTSNDDFLKQMLSNLPSSSWNLHETTPDNNVVFPYDVEQANLASKFRNHQITTDNDKASALMLHHHLLLSSSAAAANSQLLHMPFDSSAPNDVVDAPSFKSLTPNGEPASVQALYNGFSGSLQPNNQTHHFQQHPQPQVQVQSFGASAPANGGGSGQPKQRVRARRGQATDPHSIAERLRRERIAERMKALQELVPNANKTDKASMLDEIIDYVKFLQLQVKVLSMSRLGGAAAVAPLVAEGGGDCIQAKRSNSNDSLAMTEQQVAKLMEEDMGSAMQYLQGKGLCLMPISLASAISKATCHPFINGDGPSSPRMSALTLANAVVKDAASVSKS from the exons ATGCAACCTTGTAGCAGAGAAATGCAAGGCCCTAACACTACTAACTCTCTCTTCAACAACAATACTACCTGTAGTAATCAGCCGCAGATCCACTTCGACACCACTTCCAACGACGATTTCCTCAAGCAAATGCTTTCCAACCTCCCTTCTTCTTCATGGAACCTCCACGAAACCACACCCGATAACAACGTCGTTTTCCCCTACGACGTCGAACAAGCCAACTTGGCCTCCAAGTTTCGCAACCACCAGATCACCACCGACAACGACAAGGCCTCCGCTCTCAtgctccaccaccacctcctcctcTCCTCCTCCGCCGCTGCCGCCAACTCCCAACTCCTCCACATGCCCTTTGACTCCTCCGCGCCAAACGACGTCGTTGACGCCCCCTCCTTCAAATCTCTCACTCCC AACGGTGAGCCTGCTTCCGTTCAAGCTCTCTACAACGGCTTCTCTGGATCTCTTCAACCCAATAATCAAACTCACCATTTTCAACAACACCCTCAGCCTCAGGTTCAGGTTCAG AGTTTTGGAGCTTCGGCTCCGGCTAACGGTGGCGGTTCGGGTCAGCCGAAGCAGAGGGTTAGAGCCAGGAGAGGACAAGCCACGGACCCACACAGCATCGCCGAAAGG TTACGGAGGGAGAGAATCGCAGAGCGAATGAAGGCCCTACAAGAACTAGTTCCTAATGCCAACAAG ACTGACAAGGCCTCCATGCTGGATGAGATCATCGATTATGTGAAGTTCCTACAGCTCCAAGTCAAG gttttaagCATGAGCAGATTGGGCGGTGCAGCAGCTGTGGCACCCCTTGTTGCTGAG GGTGGCGGTGACTGCATCCAAGCCAAACGCAGCAACTCAAACGACAGCCTCGCCATGACGGAGCAACAGGTGGCGAAGCTGATGGAGGAAGACATGGGTTCCGCCATGCAGTACTTGCAGGGCAAGGGTCTATGCCTGATGCCTATTTCGCTCGCCAGCGCAATCTCCAAAGCCACGTGTCACCCCTTCATCAACGGTGATGGGCCCTCCTCTCCCCGAATGTCCGCGCTCACTCTGGCTAACGCCGTCGTCAAAGACGCGGCCTCCGTTTCCAAGTCCTGA
- the LOC114393589 gene encoding NADP-dependent glyceraldehyde-3-phosphate dehydrogenase, with translation MAAGTGLFAEILDGDVYKYYADGEWKKSASGKSVAIINPTTRKTQYKVQACSQEEVNKVMDLAKSAQKLWAKTPLWKRAELLHKAAAILKEHKAPIAECLVKEIAKPAKDAVTEVVRSGDLVSYTAEEGVRILGEGKFLVSDSFPGNERTKYCLTSKIPLGVILAIPPFNYPVNLAVSKIAPALIAGNSIVLKPPTQGAVSALHMVHCFHLAGFPKGLINCVTGKGSEIGDFLTMHPGVNCISFTGGDTGIAISKKAGMIPLQMELGGKDACIVLEDADLDLVAANIIKGGFSYSGQRCTAVKVVLVMESAADALVEKVKAKVAKLTVGPPEDDCDITPVVSESSANFIEGLVLDAKEKGATFCQEYKREGNLIWPLLLDNVRPDMRIAWEEPFGPVLPVIRINSVEEGIHHCNASNFGLQGCVFTKDVNKAIMISDAMETGTVQINSAPARGPDHFPFQGIKDSGIGSQGITNSINMMTKVKTTVINLPSPSYTMG, from the exons ATGGCTGCTGGGACTGGACTCTTTGCAGAGATTTTGGATGGAGATGTGTACAAGTACTATGCTGATGGAGAATGGAAGAAATCTGCTTCTGGGAAAAGTGTTGCCATCATCAACCCCACTACCAGAAAGACTCAATACAAAGTTCAAG CTTGTTCACAAGAGGAGGTTAACAAGGTCATGGACTTGGCAAAATCTGCCCAAAAGTTATGGGCAAAGACCCCACTATGGAAACGTGCTGAACTTCTTCACAAGGCAGCTGCTATCCTTAAAGAGCACAAAGCACCAATTGCAGAGTGCCTGGTGAAAGAAATAGCAAAGCCAGCCAAAGATGCTGTTACAGAG GTTGTAAGATCTGGGGATCTGGTTTCTTATACTGCTGAAGAAGGTGTAAGGATTCTGGGAGAGGGAAAGTTCTTGGTGTCGGATAGCTTTCCTGGAAATGAAAGGACGAAATATTGCCTCACATCCAAG ATTCCACTTGGAGTGATTTTAGCCATTCCACCTTTTAACTATCCCGTCAATCTTGCTGTTTCCAAAATTGCTCCTGCGCTGATTGCTGGAAACTCCATTGTGCTCAAGCCTCCAACTCAG GGAGCTGTTTCTGCTCTTCATATGGTTCACTGCTTTCACTTGGCTGGTTTTCCCAAAGGCCTAATCAACTGTGTCACTGGCAAAGGCTCAGAAATTGGTGACTTCCTTACAATGCATCCAGGAGTGAACTGTATAAG CTTTACTGGTGGTGATACTGGCATTGCAATTTCAAAGAAGGCAGGCATGATTCCTCTGCAAATGGAGTTGGGAGGAAAAGATGCCTGCATTGTACTTGAAGATGCTGACCTGGATTTGGTTGCTGCAAACATTATAAAGGGAGGTTTTTCATACAG tgGTCAGAGATGCACTGCTGTTAAGGTTGTCCTGGTAATGGAGTCCGCTGCCGATGCTTTGGTTGAGAAAGTGAAGGCTAAGGTGGCAAAACTAACTGTTGGACCACCAGAGGATGACTGTGATATCACCCCGGTTGTGTCAGAATCATCCGCCAATTTCATTGAAGGCCTGGTCTTGGATGCTAAGGAGAAAGGAGCAACATTCTGTCAGGAGTACAAAAGAGAAGGCAATCTCATTTGGCCTTTGCTACTGGACAATGTTAGGCCAGACATGAGAATTGCATGGGAAGAGCCATTTGGACCGGTTTTACCAGTAATTAGGATCAATTCAGTTGAAGAAGGAATCCATCATTGTAATGCTAGCAACTTTGGACTTCag GGATGTGTCTTCACAAAGGATGTCAACAAAGCAATAATGATCAGTGATGCAATGGAAACGGGAACAGTTCAGATAAATTCTGCCCCAGCTCGTGGGCCAGATCATTTTCCCTTTCAG GGTATAAAGGACAGTGGCATTGGATCTCAAGGGATTACCAACAGCATAAACATGATGACCAAGGTCAAAACGACTGTGATCAACTTACCCAGCCCTTCCTATACTATGGGCTAG